In the genome of Rhodoplanes sp. Z2-YC6860, one region contains:
- the flgH gene encoding flagellar basal body L-ring protein FlgH produces MKPGLVVSALAVACAASSLGACSTFDRLAAIGEQPALTAIENPTAQPGYKPVQMPMPTPQPAAYSPNSLWRNGSRAFFKDQRAHQVGDILTITVNLNDKAAIANETQRSRANKEDSGIDNFFGKSKIPIINAPIGSRIFTADSEASSDGKGSVNRSEALITNVAAVVTQVLPNGNLVVEGKQEVRVNYEMRELIVAGIVRPEDIQSDNTIDSTKIAEARIAYGGRGQIMDVQQPRIGQQVMDVLLPF; encoded by the coding sequence ATGAAACCCGGTCTCGTTGTATCCGCTCTCGCCGTAGCGTGCGCCGCGTCCTCGCTCGGAGCCTGTTCCACCTTCGACCGCCTGGCAGCGATCGGCGAACAGCCCGCGCTCACCGCGATCGAAAATCCGACCGCCCAGCCCGGATACAAGCCCGTACAGATGCCCATGCCGACTCCGCAACCCGCGGCCTACAGCCCGAACTCGCTGTGGCGCAACGGCTCGCGCGCCTTCTTCAAAGATCAGCGCGCGCATCAGGTTGGCGACATTCTTACGATTACCGTCAACCTCAACGACAAGGCCGCCATCGCCAACGAAACCCAGCGCAGTCGGGCTAACAAGGAAGACTCCGGCATCGACAACTTCTTCGGCAAGAGCAAGATCCCGATCATCAACGCGCCGATCGGATCGCGGATATTCACCGCCGATTCCGAGGCATCGAGCGACGGCAAGGGCTCGGTCAACCGCTCCGAAGCGCTCATCACCAACGTCGCGGCCGTGGTCACGCAGGTGTTGCCGAACGGCAACCTGGTGGTCGAAGGCAAGCAGGAGGTGCGGGTCAACTACGAGATGCGCGAGCTGATCGTCGCGGGCATCGTGCGGCCCGAGGACATCCAGAGCGACAACACCATCGATTCCACCAAGATCGCCGAGGCGCGCATCGCCTATGGCGGCCGCGGCCAGATCATGGACGTGCAGCAGCCGCGCATCGGCCAGCAGGTGATGGACGTGCTGCTGCCCTTCTGA